The following are encoded in a window of Arthrobacter sp. NicSoilB4 genomic DNA:
- a CDS encoding HAD-IC family P-type ATPase, translating into MTDNPGAAAGVAPADADAAWYTLAPGDVAGRLGVDPASGLSSAEAQQRLQEYGPNALAAAKQEPVWKRFFKHYRDYMQIVLVVAALVSLLIEEYGTAIGLAVLTLFNAWLGYHQEGKAEAAAASLGQMMKSMAKVRRDGVMAEVPSEQIVPGDIVVVDAGDRVPADGRVILAATLQIEEGALTGESVAVEKDTAVIGRHDVGIGDRVNMAFMNTNVTRGHGEILVTTTGMGSEVGHIAHMLSGQKEEKTPLTKQVDRLTIFIIIAALFAFVAIVVMGLAAGDSFAVLFGIGVALAVGSIPDALPAVVTTILSVGSVNMAKKNAIMKVLPAVETLGSTSAINSDKTGTLTLNQMTVREFVTVQHHYTVSGEGYSFDGQVQRTTGDAEQDLDYVMFPCALCNDSDIQDGEVIGDPTEAALYVLAQKGGVDVAEFRRNNPRVASVPFDSDYKFMATFHRMPGADGRPVIRAYVKGAPDVVLNRSSSGRFPGGRAEPLTEDMRAKVLAANERIASQGRRVLALAQREFDPATFQPSGDLMALMQDLEICALIGEVDPPRAEAVAAIAKAKHAGIRVRMITGDHAITAAAIADELGIRGRAVTGAEFAAMSDAEADSQVDGIGVIARVAPEHKVRLVEVLKRKGHVVAMTGDGVNDAPAIAAADIGIAMGITGTDVAKGAAKMILADDNFATIVSAVEQGRLVYDNLQKFIRIQVANLFMFILAFIGSSAFAIAGTALLSPAQVLWIHMAIVAPIGAVMGLDLATPGIMDRKPRPFNEPIIVRSMMVRLFIVGLFMAAATLILVEIGKTSYGSLEIGQSMAIVGLGLMNITVALNLRFPEESAFGPSTISNPKLLWAFAWAFVGSMLITQMRVLQDLFGTVQLNGAQWLACLVPAVVLLVLGELFKMILRARRSH; encoded by the coding sequence ATGACCGACAATCCCGGAGCAGCGGCAGGAGTGGCCCCGGCCGACGCGGATGCTGCCTGGTACACACTGGCGCCCGGGGACGTCGCAGGGCGGCTGGGCGTTGATCCCGCCAGCGGGTTAAGCAGCGCCGAGGCGCAGCAGCGGCTGCAGGAGTACGGTCCGAACGCGCTGGCCGCTGCGAAGCAGGAACCCGTCTGGAAGCGGTTCTTCAAGCACTACCGCGACTACATGCAGATCGTGCTTGTCGTCGCCGCGCTGGTCAGCCTGTTGATCGAGGAATACGGGACCGCGATCGGGCTCGCCGTCCTGACGCTGTTCAATGCGTGGCTGGGCTACCACCAGGAAGGCAAGGCCGAAGCGGCAGCAGCTTCCCTGGGGCAGATGATGAAGTCGATGGCCAAGGTGCGGCGCGACGGCGTGATGGCGGAAGTGCCGTCCGAGCAGATCGTGCCCGGCGACATTGTGGTGGTCGACGCCGGCGACCGCGTCCCCGCCGACGGCAGGGTCATCCTGGCGGCGACACTGCAGATCGAGGAGGGCGCCCTGACCGGCGAGAGCGTCGCGGTCGAGAAGGACACCGCCGTCATCGGCCGGCACGACGTCGGCATCGGCGACCGCGTGAACATGGCGTTTATGAACACCAACGTGACGCGGGGCCACGGCGAAATCCTCGTCACCACCACGGGGATGGGCTCGGAGGTGGGCCACATCGCCCACATGCTGTCCGGGCAGAAAGAGGAGAAGACCCCGCTCACCAAGCAGGTGGACCGGCTCACCATCTTCATCATCATCGCGGCGCTCTTCGCCTTCGTCGCCATCGTGGTCATGGGCCTGGCCGCGGGCGACTCCTTCGCTGTGCTCTTCGGGATCGGCGTGGCGCTGGCCGTCGGCTCCATCCCGGATGCGCTGCCCGCCGTCGTCACGACGATCCTGTCCGTGGGCTCGGTCAACATGGCCAAGAAGAACGCCATCATGAAGGTCCTGCCCGCCGTCGAGACCCTGGGTTCCACCTCGGCCATCAACTCGGACAAGACCGGCACGCTCACCCTGAACCAGATGACGGTGCGTGAGTTCGTGACCGTGCAGCACCACTACACCGTGAGCGGCGAGGGTTACAGCTTCGACGGCCAGGTCCAGCGGACCACCGGCGACGCCGAGCAGGACCTGGACTACGTCATGTTCCCGTGCGCGCTGTGCAATGACTCCGACATCCAGGACGGGGAGGTCATCGGAGACCCCACGGAGGCGGCGCTGTACGTGCTCGCGCAGAAGGGCGGCGTGGACGTCGCGGAGTTCCGCCGGAACAACCCGCGTGTCGCGTCGGTACCCTTCGACTCCGACTACAAGTTCATGGCCACATTCCACCGGATGCCGGGCGCCGACGGAAGGCCCGTGATCCGCGCCTACGTGAAGGGCGCGCCCGACGTCGTGCTCAACAGATCGTCGTCCGGGCGGTTCCCGGGCGGGCGGGCCGAGCCGCTCACCGAGGACATGCGGGCGAAGGTGCTCGCCGCGAACGAGCGCATTGCCAGCCAGGGCCGGCGGGTGCTCGCCCTGGCGCAGCGCGAGTTCGACCCGGCGACGTTCCAGCCCTCGGGCGACCTCATGGCACTCATGCAGGACCTGGAGATCTGTGCGCTGATCGGCGAGGTGGACCCGCCGCGCGCCGAGGCCGTGGCCGCTATCGCCAAAGCCAAGCACGCCGGCATCCGGGTCCGGATGATCACCGGCGACCACGCCATCACCGCGGCCGCGATCGCCGACGAACTGGGCATCCGCGGACGCGCCGTCACCGGTGCCGAGTTCGCGGCGATGAGCGACGCGGAGGCGGACAGCCAGGTCGACGGCATCGGCGTGATCGCCCGGGTGGCCCCCGAACACAAGGTCCGGCTGGTCGAGGTGCTCAAGCGCAAGGGCCACGTCGTCGCGATGACCGGCGACGGCGTGAACGACGCGCCGGCCATCGCGGCGGCCGACATCGGGATTGCGATGGGCATCACGGGCACGGACGTCGCCAAGGGGGCGGCCAAGATGATCCTGGCCGACGACAACTTCGCGACGATCGTGTCCGCGGTCGAGCAGGGCCGGCTGGTGTACGACAACCTGCAGAAGTTCATCAGGATCCAGGTGGCCAACCTGTTTATGTTCATCCTCGCGTTCATCGGGTCCTCCGCCTTCGCGATCGCCGGCACGGCACTGCTCAGCCCGGCCCAGGTGCTGTGGATCCACATGGCGATCGTCGCCCCGATCGGCGCCGTGATGGGGCTGGACCTCGCGACGCCGGGCATCATGGACCGCAAGCCCCGGCCCTTCAACGAACCGATCATCGTGCGGTCGATGATGGTGCGGCTCTTCATCGTCGGGCTGTTCATGGCCGCCGCGACGCTGATCCTCGTGGAGATCGGCAAGACCTCCTACGGCTCCCTCGAGATCGGCCAGAGCATGGCCATCGTGGGCCTGGGGCTGATGAACATCACCGTGGCCCTCAACCTGCGCTTCCCCGAGGAGAGCGCTTTCGGCCCGTCCACCATCTCGAACCCGAAGCTGCTGTGGGCGTTCGCGTGGGCGTTCGTCGGCTCCATGCTGATCACCCAGATGCGGGTGCTGCAGGACCTGTTCGGCACCGTCCAGCTCAACGGCGCGCAGTGGCTGGCCTGCCTGGTTCCGGCCGTGGTGCTGCTGGTCCTCGGCGAGCTGTTCAAAATGATCCTGCGGGCCCGGCGCTCGCACTGA
- the ppk2 gene encoding polyphosphate kinase 2, whose translation MGKKKNKKRAREQAGLTGPDGQPRTKMPRKEYEAQMAILQGELVALQEWVKSTGAKICIVFEGRDTAGKGGTIKRIVERVSPRVFRVVALPTPTDREKSQMYLQRYMAHFPAAGEVVIFDRSWYNRAGVERVMGFCTPEQTQKFLNMAPLVEKAMVDSGIILLKYWLEVSADEQTRRLQSRMDDPRKTWKLSPMDLKSYKRWYDYSRARDAMFAATDTAWAPWFVANNDVKKRGRLNIISHLLSQVPYEPYPGLDVELPKRQKAGNYREPTLAVRRVPTQF comes from the coding sequence GTGGGCAAGAAGAAGAACAAGAAGCGCGCTAGAGAGCAGGCGGGACTGACGGGGCCTGACGGGCAGCCCAGGACCAAGATGCCGCGCAAGGAGTACGAGGCGCAGATGGCCATCCTGCAAGGCGAACTGGTCGCGCTGCAGGAGTGGGTGAAATCCACCGGAGCCAAGATCTGCATCGTCTTCGAGGGCCGCGACACGGCCGGCAAGGGCGGCACCATCAAGCGCATCGTCGAACGGGTGAGCCCCCGGGTGTTCAGGGTGGTGGCCCTTCCCACGCCAACGGACCGGGAGAAGTCCCAGATGTATCTCCAGCGCTACATGGCGCACTTTCCGGCAGCCGGCGAGGTGGTCATCTTTGACCGCAGCTGGTACAACCGTGCGGGCGTGGAACGGGTGATGGGGTTCTGCACCCCGGAGCAGACCCAGAAGTTCCTTAACATGGCTCCGCTGGTTGAGAAGGCGATGGTCGACTCGGGCATCATCCTGCTCAAGTATTGGCTTGAGGTCAGCGCGGACGAACAGACCCGGCGGCTCCAGAGCCGGATGGACGATCCGCGCAAAACCTGGAAGCTGTCGCCCATGGATCTGAAGTCATACAAGCGCTGGTACGACTACTCCCGGGCCAGGGACGCCATGTTCGCGGCGACCGATACCGCCTGGGCGCCCTGGTTCGTCGCGAACAACGACGTCAAGAAGCGCGGCCGGCTCAACATCATCAGCCACCTGCTCAGCCAGGTGCCGTACGAGCCGTACCCGGGGCTCGACGTCGAACTGCCGAAGCGCCAGAAGGCCGGCAACTACCGTGAGCCGACGCTCGCGGTGCGGCGCGTCCCGACCCAGTTCTGA
- a CDS encoding FAD-dependent oxidoreductase, with the protein MSTNTPVGTAARPLRIAVVGSGPAGVYAADILTKSEAVKSGELTVSIDLFDRYPAPYGLIRYGVAPDHPRIKGIVNALHKVLDRGDIRFFGNVDYGTDISLEDLRTHYDAVIFATGAIKDADLNIPGIELEGSYGGADFVSWYDGHPDVSREWPLDAKEIAVIGNGNVALDVARMLSKHADDLLVSEIPDNVYAGLKSSPVTDVHVFGRRGPAQVKFTPLELRELSHSKDVDIILYAEDFEFDAESDRQIQSNNQTKTMVGTLTNWIAEQPEDLSELTASRRLHLHFLHSPVEVYGDNTGGAGAPGRVAGIKFERTELDGTGNARGTGEFVDYPVQAVYRAIGYFGSALPEVEFDHSRGVVPNDGGRVLDAAGTHVPGIYATGWIKRGPVGLIGHTKGDALETVTYLLEDRENLPLAAAPAPDAVVELLESRGVQFTSWEGWLALDAHERSLGEKASADAGGIQRERIKVVPREDMVEISRGGVAAEV; encoded by the coding sequence GTGTCAACGAACACCCCCGTAGGAACTGCCGCCCGCCCACTGCGCATCGCCGTCGTCGGCTCCGGACCCGCCGGTGTGTACGCCGCGGACATCCTGACCAAGAGCGAGGCCGTCAAGAGCGGCGAGCTCACCGTCAGCATCGACCTCTTCGACCGCTACCCGGCGCCCTATGGCCTAATCCGCTACGGCGTGGCGCCCGACCACCCGCGCATCAAGGGCATCGTGAACGCCCTGCACAAGGTCCTGGACCGCGGCGACATCCGCTTCTTCGGCAACGTTGACTACGGCACCGACATCTCGCTCGAGGACCTCCGCACCCATTACGACGCCGTCATCTTCGCCACCGGCGCCATCAAGGACGCGGACCTGAACATCCCCGGCATCGAACTCGAGGGCTCCTACGGCGGCGCCGACTTCGTGTCCTGGTACGACGGCCACCCCGATGTGTCCCGCGAATGGCCGCTGGACGCCAAGGAAATCGCCGTGATCGGCAACGGCAACGTTGCCCTGGACGTCGCCCGGATGCTCTCCAAGCACGCCGACGACCTCCTGGTCTCCGAAATCCCGGACAACGTCTACGCCGGGCTGAAGTCCTCGCCCGTCACCGACGTGCACGTCTTCGGCCGCCGCGGCCCCGCCCAGGTGAAATTCACCCCGCTGGAGCTCCGCGAACTCTCCCACTCCAAGGACGTGGACATCATCCTCTACGCCGAGGACTTCGAGTTCGACGCCGAATCGGACCGCCAGATCCAGAGCAACAACCAGACCAAGACCATGGTGGGCACACTCACCAACTGGATCGCCGAGCAGCCCGAGGACCTCTCCGAGCTCACCGCGTCCCGCCGGCTGCATCTGCACTTCCTGCACAGCCCGGTGGAGGTGTACGGGGACAATACCGGCGGAGCCGGTGCTCCCGGCCGCGTCGCCGGCATCAAGTTCGAGCGCACCGAACTGGACGGCACCGGCAACGCCCGCGGCACCGGCGAGTTTGTCGACTACCCGGTCCAGGCCGTGTACCGCGCCATCGGCTACTTCGGCTCCGCCCTGCCCGAGGTCGAGTTCGACCACAGCAGGGGTGTGGTCCCGAACGACGGCGGACGCGTCCTGGACGCCGCCGGCACGCATGTGCCGGGCATTTACGCCACCGGCTGGATCAAGCGGGGCCCCGTCGGCCTGATCGGCCACACCAAGGGCGATGCGCTGGAGACCGTGACCTACCTGCTGGAGGACCGCGAAAACCTGCCGTTGGCCGCGGCACCCGCGCCGGACGCCGTCGTCGAGCTCCTGGAGAGCCGCGGCGTGCAGTTCACCAGCTGGGAGGGCTGGCTGGCCCTCGACGCGCACGAGCGGTCCCTCGGCGAGAAGGCCAGTGCCGACGCCGGCGGCATCCAGCGCGAGCGCATCAAGGTGGTCCCGCGCGAGGACATGGTGGAAATTTCCCGGGGCGGAGTGGCCGCGGAGGTCTAA
- a CDS encoding antibiotic biosynthesis monooxygenase, protein MAPKYGVLALVEAKLGKEQEVWDFLNGGREIVLKEPGTRTWYAFRVNDYTFGIFDTFDTEEDRQAHLNGAIPAALGEHGPTLLSKDPDIKLVELIAVK, encoded by the coding sequence GTGGCACCAAAATATGGAGTGCTGGCACTGGTCGAAGCCAAACTGGGGAAGGAACAAGAGGTATGGGACTTCCTCAACGGGGGCCGGGAGATTGTGCTGAAGGAACCCGGGACGCGGACCTGGTACGCCTTCCGGGTCAACGACTACACGTTCGGCATCTTCGACACCTTCGACACCGAGGAGGACCGGCAGGCGCACCTCAATGGGGCCATCCCCGCCGCGCTCGGCGAACACGGCCCCACGCTGCTGTCCAAGGACCCCGACATCAAACTGGTCGAACTCATCGCGGTGAAGTAG
- a CDS encoding MFS transporter, translating to MASSTAVSAPPETAPSAVVAPSAVVHAPRGVIIAGVVAIVLIGLNLRAGITGAAALLHDLQQVLGYGPLIAAIIPSIPTLCFAVAGAATSWLTRILGLEKAILLSLVLLAAGLLVRGIPSTGMLLAGTVVGMSGLAICNVAMPSFIRVHFAHRTSLMTALYTVTMTTGATVVAVLIVPVAQQLGSPSAGIGAIGFLALGACLGFLPIALHAHRNAPAVKAGRVSPWPLLRTRTGMLITLGFTVQALLAYAVLSWFPYMLVTLGLTAAEGGLMFGLMQLVSVPAGMVLVAIGSRPRMQRTAFYLATVTMAAGVLALLVLPVAWAPLTAVLLGFGLGIFPLVMVMISRGGRTTAETTALSTVAQSAGYLLATLGPFGMGLLHSATQSWTLPLILLLAVALGQIAVGHLLTAPPKVPRRAEPHPPEPQAAAAPAGTSNGISDGISDGGAQS from the coding sequence ATGGCCAGCAGCACCGCGGTATCCGCCCCTCCCGAGACAGCTCCTTCCGCCGTCGTCGCACCTTCCGCCGTCGTGCACGCGCCGCGCGGAGTGATTATTGCGGGAGTCGTTGCGATCGTGCTGATCGGCCTCAACCTGCGCGCCGGCATCACCGGTGCCGCCGCGCTCCTGCATGACCTGCAGCAGGTCCTGGGTTACGGGCCGCTGATCGCTGCCATCATCCCGTCGATCCCCACCCTGTGCTTCGCGGTGGCCGGCGCCGCGACCTCGTGGCTCACCCGGATTCTGGGACTGGAGAAGGCCATCCTGCTCTCCCTTGTGCTGCTCGCGGCCGGGCTGCTGGTCCGCGGCATCCCGTCCACCGGCATGCTGCTGGCGGGAACCGTCGTCGGCATGTCTGGGCTGGCGATCTGCAACGTGGCGATGCCGTCGTTTATCCGTGTCCATTTCGCGCATCGGACGTCGCTGATGACGGCCCTGTACACGGTGACCATGACGACGGGTGCCACGGTGGTCGCCGTGTTGATCGTCCCCGTGGCGCAGCAGCTCGGCTCGCCTTCCGCCGGGATCGGTGCGATCGGCTTCCTGGCGCTGGGCGCCTGCCTCGGCTTTCTGCCGATCGCCCTGCACGCCCACCGCAATGCGCCCGCCGTCAAGGCCGGCCGGGTATCCCCGTGGCCGCTGCTGCGGACCCGCACCGGCATGCTGATTACGCTCGGCTTCACCGTCCAGGCCCTGCTGGCCTACGCCGTGCTCAGCTGGTTCCCCTACATGCTGGTCACGCTCGGCCTGACAGCCGCCGAGGGCGGGCTGATGTTCGGCCTGATGCAGCTTGTCTCGGTCCCCGCGGGCATGGTGCTGGTCGCTATTGGTTCACGCCCCCGGATGCAACGCACCGCCTTCTACCTGGCCACCGTCACGATGGCCGCGGGCGTCCTGGCCCTGCTCGTCCTGCCGGTCGCCTGGGCGCCGCTGACGGCGGTGCTCCTCGGATTCGGGCTCGGCATCTTCCCGCTCGTGATGGTCATGATCAGCCGCGGCGGCCGCACCACCGCCGAAACCACTGCCTTGTCCACGGTGGCCCAGTCCGCGGGCTACCTGCTGGCGACGCTTGGCCCCTTCGGCATGGGGCTGCTCCACAGCGCCACCCAGTCCTGGACGCTGCCTTTGATCCTGCTGCTGGCCGTGGCGCTGGGCCAGATCGCCGTCGGGCATCTGCTCACCGCCCCGCCAAAGGTTCCCCGGCGTGCGGAACCACATCCGCCGGAACCGCAGGCAGCCGCTGCGCCCGCCGGCACGTCCAACGGCATTTCCGACGGCATTTCCGACGGCGGGGCACAGTCATGA
- the cobA gene encoding uroporphyrinogen-III C-methyltransferase — MAIQDIYPTALRLLGRPVLVVGGGPVAARRAKGLLDAGARVTVVAPLACPALNNLAGAGLLTWKPRKYRSSDVDGVWFVQTATGDSAVDAQVAADAEAQRIWCVNASDHEASAAWTPAVAVVDDVKIAVNAGGDPRRAMALRDAVATALETGDLPLRRRRAQTDATAGSVALVGGGPGDSGLITVRGRRLLGQADVVVADRLGPRELLAELAPDVRVIEVGKTPGHHPVPQSDINRILVEEALQGHRVVRLKGGDPYVLGRGGEEAEFCRQHGVEVEVVSGVTSAISVPAAAGIPVTHRGLAKGFSVVTGHEELSEVPARADHTVILLMGVGQLRDSAASLGRAGLPAETPVGIVENGYLPDQRVTIGTLGTIADQAEAAGVANPAVIVIGDVVRVSPFAPPHFKTADYSTTTPSAPRMPRTTKTRVLTP; from the coding sequence ATGGCAATTCAGGACATTTACCCCACGGCGCTGCGCCTCCTCGGCCGCCCCGTGCTGGTGGTCGGCGGCGGCCCGGTGGCCGCCCGCCGCGCCAAGGGACTGCTCGACGCCGGCGCCCGCGTCACCGTCGTGGCGCCGCTTGCCTGCCCGGCCCTGAACAACCTTGCCGGCGCCGGCCTCCTCACCTGGAAGCCGCGCAAGTACCGCAGCTCCGACGTCGACGGCGTCTGGTTCGTGCAGACCGCCACCGGCGATTCCGCCGTGGACGCGCAGGTTGCCGCCGACGCCGAGGCGCAGCGCATCTGGTGCGTCAACGCCTCCGACCATGAGGCCTCCGCCGCCTGGACTCCCGCCGTCGCCGTGGTGGACGACGTCAAGATCGCAGTGAACGCCGGGGGAGACCCGCGCCGCGCCATGGCCCTGCGCGACGCGGTAGCCACCGCGCTGGAGACCGGGGACCTGCCGCTGCGCCGGCGCCGGGCCCAGACGGACGCAACGGCCGGTTCCGTGGCGCTCGTGGGCGGAGGGCCCGGCGATTCCGGGCTGATCACCGTCCGCGGCCGCCGGCTCCTGGGCCAGGCCGACGTCGTGGTCGCGGACCGGCTGGGCCCGCGCGAACTCCTGGCCGAGCTGGCCCCCGACGTCCGTGTGATCGAGGTAGGCAAGACCCCCGGCCACCACCCCGTCCCGCAGTCCGACATCAACCGCATCCTCGTCGAGGAAGCACTGCAGGGACACCGTGTGGTCCGGCTCAAGGGCGGCGACCCCTACGTCCTGGGCCGCGGCGGCGAGGAAGCCGAATTCTGCCGGCAGCACGGCGTCGAGGTTGAAGTGGTTTCCGGCGTCACCTCCGCCATCTCCGTGCCCGCCGCCGCCGGCATCCCGGTGACGCACCGCGGGCTGGCCAAGGGCTTCAGCGTGGTCACCGGCCATGAGGAGCTCTCCGAAGTCCCGGCCAGGGCCGACCACACCGTGATCCTGCTCATGGGCGTGGGCCAGCTGCGCGATTCCGCGGCGTCGCTGGGACGCGCCGGTTTGCCAGCGGAGACGCCTGTTGGCATCGTAGAGAATGGTTATCTGCCGGACCAGCGGGTGACCATCGGAACGCTCGGGACCATCGCGGACCAGGCGGAGGCCGCAGGCGTCGCGAACCCCGCCGTGATCGTGATCGGTGACGTGGTCCGCGTCAGCCCGTTCGCGCCGCCGCACTTCAAGACCGCGGACTACAGCACCACCACCCCGAGCGCACCCCGCATGCCCCGCACCACCAAGACCCGCGTACTGACCCCCTGA
- a CDS encoding DNA topoisomerase IB, translated as MRLRHSNASGRGYRRVAAGTGFSYKDLDGSTLAPGPVRERLESIGIPPAWTDVWIAPYDNGHIQATGLDAVGRRQYIYHPGWREKKDRLKFNRSLQLAETLPAARRLVTMDLRSEGLTRERVLAAAFRMLDSGSLRVGSERYTNENGSHGLATLLCAHVRVRKDELRLSFPAKSGKTWESRIHDADLAAIVRQLKRRGGNARLLAYKNGRSWHPVSSADINEYVKERTGQDFTAKDFRTLRGTVAAAASLARTGPQPKVSARKRAVNRAMLDASEVLGNTPSIARKSYVDPRVVDHFAAGETIDPKRLDSAESEVRALLYQEGDVVPLQKAAG; from the coding sequence ATGAGGCTCCGTCACAGCAACGCGTCCGGCCGCGGCTACCGCCGGGTCGCGGCCGGGACCGGCTTCAGCTACAAGGACCTGGACGGCTCCACCCTGGCGCCCGGGCCGGTCCGGGAGCGGCTGGAAAGCATCGGCATCCCGCCGGCCTGGACGGATGTCTGGATCGCGCCCTACGACAACGGGCACATCCAGGCCACCGGACTCGACGCGGTGGGCCGTCGCCAGTACATCTACCACCCGGGCTGGCGCGAGAAAAAGGACCGGCTGAAGTTCAACCGCTCACTCCAGCTCGCGGAAACCCTGCCGGCCGCGCGACGGCTCGTCACCATGGACCTGCGCTCCGAGGGCCTCACCCGGGAGCGGGTGCTGGCCGCCGCTTTCAGGATGCTGGACAGCGGCTCGCTGCGCGTCGGCTCCGAGCGGTACACGAACGAAAACGGCAGCCACGGCCTCGCCACGCTGCTCTGCGCCCACGTCCGCGTGCGCAAGGACGAGCTCCGGCTCAGCTTTCCCGCCAAGAGCGGCAAGACCTGGGAATCGCGAATTCACGACGCCGACCTTGCCGCCATCGTGCGCCAGCTCAAGCGCCGCGGCGGCAACGCCCGCCTGCTGGCCTACAAGAACGGCCGGAGCTGGCACCCGGTGTCCAGCGCGGACATCAATGAGTACGTCAAAGAGCGCACCGGCCAGGACTTTACGGCCAAGGACTTCCGCACGTTGCGCGGGACGGTGGCGGCGGCTGCCAGTCTGGCTCGGACCGGACCGCAACCCAAAGTGTCGGCCCGGAAGCGGGCCGTGAACCGGGCCATGCTGGACGCGTCCGAGGTCCTCGGCAACACGCCGTCGATCGCCCGGAAGAGCTATGTGGACCCCCGGGTCGTGGACCATTTCGCGGCGGGGGAGACCATCGACCCGAAGCGGCTGGACTCCGCTGAATCCGAGGTCCGGGCGCTACTGTACCAGGAGGGCGACGTCGTCCCGCTGCAGAAGGCAGCTGGGTAG
- a CDS encoding FadR/GntR family transcriptional regulator, translated as MTLTTSHRPPLVEEITAKLRELIHSGEWPLQQRIPAEPELMAALGVSRGTLREAVKALAHSGMLEVRRGDGTYVRATSEISGAAQRMYRDHSQVHILEVRVGLDTQAARLAARHVTADDVAAMRGLLEARRAAWQAGDYAGWAQADWDFHVLVAQASGNPLLHELYVSFGAVFHADLLRQQGRAGFNGLPHEGHDELVEAIAANDETAAVDSVHRNLNSCAEWIQQ; from the coding sequence ATGACACTCACCACGTCCCACCGGCCGCCGCTCGTGGAGGAGATCACTGCCAAGCTGCGTGAGCTGATCCATTCGGGCGAATGGCCGTTGCAGCAGCGAATCCCCGCCGAACCTGAACTCATGGCCGCGCTCGGAGTCTCACGCGGAACCCTGCGCGAGGCGGTCAAGGCCCTGGCCCACAGCGGCATGCTGGAAGTCCGGCGCGGGGACGGCACCTACGTCCGCGCCACCAGCGAAATCTCCGGAGCCGCCCAGCGCATGTACCGGGACCACTCGCAGGTCCACATCCTGGAGGTCCGGGTCGGCCTGGACACCCAGGCGGCCCGGCTCGCCGCCCGCCACGTCACCGCGGACGACGTCGCTGCGATGCGCGGGCTGCTGGAGGCGCGCCGTGCCGCCTGGCAGGCCGGGGATTACGCCGGCTGGGCCCAGGCGGACTGGGACTTCCATGTGCTGGTGGCACAGGCGTCCGGCAATCCCCTGCTCCACGAGCTGTACGTCAGCTTCGGCGCCGTGTTCCACGCCGACCTCCTCCGGCAGCAGGGCCGCGCCGGCTTCAACGGGCTCCCGCATGAAGGCCACGACGAACTCGTGGAGGCCATCGCCGCGAACGACGAAACTGCCGCCGTCGACAGCGTCCACCGGAATCTGAACTCCTGCGCGGAGTGGATCCAGCAGTAA
- a CDS encoding DUF1206 domain-containing protein, with protein sequence MESPGPNGQPSSGSTAGESSVSPAGETPGESLGAVVGGAAEAVSDSVMLDVVARSGFAVMALLHIVIGAIAVALVFGAPGQAEPTGAIEQLAANPWGPAVMWAGFVACAGLSLWQLSEATLRARHLPRGKRLGKLVSSGFLSIAYGSVGLSFAGFALGNRGDSGDSTRDFSTVLVNSPYGAPALVGLGLTVIGIGVYFIVKGAGKRFKEELAHFEGTRRGHVISSLGVAGHIAKGLALILTGLLFVIAAATNDPGSSTGLDGSLKALQDHPFGPALLLLIGAGFIAYGAFALLRARFGRM encoded by the coding sequence ATGGAATCACCGGGGCCGAACGGCCAGCCCTCGTCCGGTTCAACCGCCGGGGAGTCCTCCGTTTCACCCGCCGGCGAAACCCCCGGGGAGTCCCTCGGGGCAGTCGTCGGGGGCGCTGCGGAGGCCGTGTCGGACAGCGTGATGCTCGACGTCGTCGCCCGATCCGGTTTTGCCGTCATGGCACTCCTGCACATCGTGATCGGCGCGATAGCCGTGGCGCTGGTCTTCGGCGCGCCGGGCCAGGCCGAACCCACCGGCGCCATCGAACAGCTCGCGGCCAACCCGTGGGGTCCTGCGGTCATGTGGGCGGGGTTCGTCGCCTGCGCCGGGCTCTCGCTGTGGCAGTTGAGCGAGGCGACCCTCCGCGCCAGGCACCTGCCCCGAGGGAAACGCCTCGGCAAGCTGGTTTCGTCCGGATTCCTCAGCATCGCGTACGGCAGCGTGGGGCTGAGTTTCGCCGGTTTCGCGCTGGGGAACCGGGGCGATTCCGGCGACTCCACCCGGGACTTCAGCACCGTTCTGGTGAATAGTCCGTACGGGGCGCCGGCGCTGGTCGGCTTGGGCCTGACCGTCATCGGGATCGGCGTCTACTTCATCGTCAAAGGCGCGGGAAAGAGGTTCAAGGAGGAGCTGGCCCACTTCGAGGGGACCCGCCGGGGCCACGTCATCAGCAGCCTGGGCGTGGCCGGCCACATCGCCAAAGGACTGGCGCTGATCCTCACGGGACTGCTGTTCGTGATCGCCGCAGCCACCAACGACCCCGGTTCGTCCACCGGCCTGGACGGCAGCCTCAAGGCCTTGCAGGACCACCCCTTCGGCCCCGCCCTGCTTCTGTTGATCGGTGCAGGATTCATCGCCTACGGAGCGTTCGCGCTGCTCCGGGCCCGCTTCGGGCGGATGTAG